A single region of the Ignavibacteria bacterium genome encodes:
- the priA gene encoding primosomal protein N', with product MRFLQVSFPLPVDSLFTYSVPVTLYDEVEIGKRVVAPFGQRTLTGFIVGMTDEPPFDDLSKIKKIIRVLDKHPVFDEKKLKFYQWLSSFYMSSLGEALKLTDPYGTSVQSEKIVYSDRETIEKFIGNEKSTSSTRYKVMDLLLKKEKYTLKQLQNLTGVKSIITPLKKMEQEGILTIDDGLSKPKVKTKTERYVRLAKSLEEIYSVIPEIERRSPKQVTVLLKLASFRTKEAPSGKLLKVISGSSSSINGLVEKGLVEVYDKVVDRVYHETYNEELKQFELSPDQKTVISAVSEHISNKSFKPFLLHGVTGSGKTQVYIELIKQTIAKGESCLLLVPEISLTPQMTARLVQNFGEKVAVIHSRVSPGERHDAWMRIASGKCKVVTGARSALFAPLNDIGLIIVDEEHDSSYKQEEIPPKYHARDAAVVLAKHNDCPILMGSATPSIESMHNARSGKYTLLELPERVDGATLPDLKLVNTTEMKKKGEMENVFSKLLLSKIDEKIKKGEGVILLQNRRGFATQVYCVECGNLEKCDNCSVGMIYHIKTNNIKCHYCNAVKPMPKACTVCGSRNVKLFGTGTERVEDELQSYFPDARIERIDSDTISEKGKLGETLNKFRDGEIDVLVGTQMVSKGLDFPRVTLVGVISAEASLWMPDFRAEERTFQMLTQVSGRAGRSNLPGEVIIQTYDSNHPLLKMVLNGDYEGFFTRDVQSREFRLYPPFSNLCLAETKDKDPIKASNALIDLYKEMFNYNRNVSILPPSAAVLSKLKNEFRFQMLIKTSKKIDPSASLLRDTITRGYEAWRKYSKHKDIRIVFDMNPYSVV from the coding sequence ATGCGTTTCCTCCAGGTCTCCTTTCCGCTTCCGGTTGATTCTCTTTTTACCTACTCGGTTCCGGTTACACTTTATGATGAAGTGGAGATCGGGAAGCGGGTGGTTGCCCCGTTTGGACAGAGAACACTTACGGGTTTTATTGTAGGGATGACCGATGAACCCCCTTTTGATGATCTGAGTAAAATTAAAAAGATTATTCGGGTACTCGACAAACACCCCGTTTTTGACGAAAAAAAGTTGAAATTTTATCAGTGGCTCTCATCTTTTTACATGAGCTCGCTCGGGGAAGCACTCAAACTTACCGACCCCTACGGCACATCCGTTCAGTCTGAAAAAATTGTCTATTCCGACCGTGAAACAATCGAAAAATTTATCGGCAACGAAAAAAGCACCTCATCCACACGATACAAAGTGATGGATCTGCTTCTGAAGAAGGAGAAATATACCCTTAAACAACTCCAAAATCTGACAGGAGTGAAGTCGATTATCACCCCCCTGAAGAAGATGGAGCAGGAGGGAATTCTCACTATCGATGACGGACTGAGCAAACCAAAGGTTAAAACCAAAACCGAACGGTATGTGAGACTTGCAAAATCGCTTGAAGAGATATATTCCGTAATCCCCGAAATCGAAAGACGCTCCCCAAAGCAAGTTACGGTGCTTCTGAAACTTGCATCTTTCAGAACAAAGGAAGCCCCCTCGGGAAAACTTCTGAAAGTGATATCAGGGTCTTCAAGTTCCATAAACGGACTTGTGGAAAAGGGTCTTGTGGAGGTTTATGACAAGGTGGTTGACAGAGTTTACCACGAAACCTACAACGAGGAATTGAAGCAGTTTGAACTCTCTCCGGACCAAAAAACGGTGATTTCAGCCGTCTCGGAGCATATTTCAAACAAAAGTTTTAAGCCCTTTCTGCTTCATGGAGTAACGGGAAGCGGCAAAACCCAGGTATATATTGAACTTATCAAACAGACGATTGCAAAGGGGGAAAGCTGCCTCCTGTTGGTCCCCGAAATCTCACTGACACCTCAAATGACCGCACGGCTTGTCCAAAATTTTGGTGAAAAAGTTGCAGTTATTCACAGCAGGGTCTCCCCGGGAGAGAGGCACGATGCATGGATGAGGATAGCATCGGGGAAATGTAAGGTTGTCACAGGCGCCCGTTCCGCTCTTTTTGCCCCGCTCAATGATATCGGTCTGATAATAGTCGATGAAGAACACGATTCCAGTTACAAACAGGAGGAAATACCCCCAAAATATCATGCCCGTGATGCCGCAGTGGTTCTCGCAAAACACAATGACTGTCCAATTTTGATGGGCTCTGCCACCCCTTCTATCGAATCGATGCACAATGCCCGTTCAGGTAAATACACTCTTCTCGAACTCCCCGAAAGAGTTGATGGAGCTACACTTCCCGACTTAAAACTTGTAAACACCACCGAAATGAAGAAAAAAGGAGAGATGGAGAATGTCTTCTCGAAGCTCCTTTTGAGTAAGATCGATGAGAAAATAAAAAAAGGGGAGGGGGTCATTCTCCTCCAAAACAGACGGGGTTTTGCCACTCAGGTTTACTGTGTCGAGTGTGGTAACCTTGAGAAGTGCGATAATTGTTCGGTCGGCATGATCTACCACATAAAAACCAACAACATAAAATGCCACTATTGTAATGCAGTAAAGCCAATGCCAAAAGCGTGCACGGTATGCGGCTCCAGAAATGTAAAACTTTTTGGGACGGGAACTGAACGGGTGGAGGATGAACTGCAGTCATACTTCCCTGATGCCCGGATTGAAAGGATTGACTCTGATACAATCTCAGAAAAAGGGAAACTTGGTGAAACTTTGAATAAATTCCGGGATGGTGAAATTGATGTGCTGGTCGGGACTCAGATGGTTTCGAAAGGACTGGATTTTCCCCGTGTTACCCTTGTCGGTGTGATTTCAGCAGAAGCTTCATTGTGGATGCCCGATTTCAGGGCGGAAGAGAGAACTTTTCAGATGCTTACTCAGGTGAGCGGCAGGGCAGGAAGAAGCAACCTCCCCGGTGAAGTGATTATCCAGACTTATGATTCGAATCATCCCCTCCTTAAGATGGTATTAAATGGAGATTATGAGGGATTCTTTACAAGGGATGTTCAAAGTCGCGAATTCAGGCTCTATCCCCCGTTTTCTAATCTCTGCCTCGCGGAGACTAAGGATAAAGACCCGATAAAAGCCAGTAATGCTCTTATCGACCTTTACAAAGAGATGTTTAATTACAACAGAAATGTCTCAATTCTTCCCCCCTCTGCTGCAGTCCTCTCAAAACTGAAAAACGAGTTCCGCTTCCAGATGCTAATTAAAACCTCGAAGAAAATCGACCCCTCCGCCTCTCTTCTCAGAGATACAATTACCCGCGGATATGAAGCATGGCGAAAATACTCAAAACACAAAGATATCAGAATAGTCTTTGATATGAATCCTTATTCCGTGGTTTAG
- the lysA gene encoding diaminopimelate decarboxylase: MQHFEDNFWHYQNNKLFCENIPVEEIISAEDTPAYIYSKASLVKKCREFDAAFKNVPHKVFYAVKSNSNINVIRIIYNEGFGLDVNSGGEFYRALKAGAHPSRMIMTGVGKTLDEIRLAVESEVLMIKAESKLEVELINEIAGELGKKASVALRVNPDIVVQTHPNISTAKSGVKFGIDPGPAMDIFLNHKNYQNIEFTGIDVHLGSQILSFDPYFETLKKLKLFMNKLEDRGLKLKHLDLGGGFGSPYHGGDIFHIKEFGEQVAPILNDFDCEIFFEPGRFITSNCGALISKVLYTKESGNKNILLLDTSMTEIIRPILYQSYHEILPVELINSRERITYDVVGPVCESSDYLAKGRELQKGEPGDLVAIMSAGAYASVMSSNYNVRRKPPEIIVDGSAWHITRSRETYDHLIYDERVIDDLIKIP; the protein is encoded by the coding sequence ATGCAACACTTTGAAGATAACTTTTGGCACTACCAAAATAACAAACTATTTTGTGAAAACATCCCTGTTGAAGAAATAATTTCTGCTGAAGACACTCCGGCTTACATTTACAGCAAAGCTTCGCTCGTCAAAAAATGCCGCGAGTTCGATGCAGCTTTCAAAAATGTACCCCATAAAGTCTTTTATGCTGTAAAATCAAACTCAAATATCAATGTAATCAGAATAATCTATAACGAGGGATTTGGTCTCGATGTAAACTCGGGCGGTGAATTCTACCGCGCACTAAAAGCCGGGGCTCACCCAAGCCGGATGATAATGACCGGAGTGGGGAAAACTCTCGACGAAATTCGCCTCGCAGTTGAGTCTGAAGTACTTATGATAAAGGCGGAATCAAAGCTTGAAGTGGAACTGATCAACGAAATCGCCGGTGAACTGGGTAAAAAAGCCTCGGTTGCATTGCGTGTAAATCCCGATATAGTTGTCCAGACACATCCAAACATCTCAACTGCTAAAAGCGGTGTAAAGTTTGGAATCGACCCGGGACCTGCAATGGATATCTTCCTGAATCATAAAAACTATCAGAACATCGAATTTACAGGAATTGATGTCCACCTTGGTTCACAGATTCTTTCGTTCGACCCATATTTCGAGACTCTGAAAAAACTGAAGTTATTCATGAATAAACTTGAAGATCGCGGTTTAAAATTAAAACACCTCGATCTCGGCGGAGGTTTCGGTTCACCCTATCATGGCGGTGATATATTCCACATTAAAGAGTTTGGAGAGCAGGTGGCTCCAATCCTTAACGATTTTGACTGTGAAATATTCTTCGAACCGGGAAGATTCATCACCTCAAACTGCGGTGCCCTCATCAGCAAAGTGCTCTACACAAAAGAGAGCGGAAATAAAAATATTCTCCTTCTCGACACTTCCATGACAGAAATTATCCGCCCGATTCTCTACCAGAGTTATCACGAAATTCTTCCGGTAGAACTTATTAACTCCCGTGAGCGTATAACATACGATGTTGTGGGACCGGTCTGCGAATCGAGTGATTACCTCGCAAAAGGACGCGAACTGCAAAAGGGTGAACCGGGTGATCTCGTCGCGATAATGTCTGCAGGTGCATACGCATCCGTAATGTCATCAAATTACAATGTCAGAAGAAAACCACCTGAAATAATTGTGGATGGAAGTGCCTGGCATATAACCCGCAGTCGTGAAACCTACGACCACCTCATCTATGATGAGAGGGTAATTGATGACTTGATCAAAATACCTTAA
- a CDS encoding deoxyribodipyrimidine photo-lyase: MQKQIVVDERRIRLLQEGTNRNGVVVYWMSRDQRADDNWALLFALQMANRRQMPLMVVFTLVSNFLEATERQYGFMIKGLVEVERTLRNYMIPFKVLLGDPGTVLPQFLKEIKASALICDFDPLKIKRIWKRDVAKQINIPFYEVDAHNVVPVLHVSNKEEFGAYTLRPKIHKLLPELLTDFPGLSEPVVKESYPERVDWDAVNSSLVINREVKDSEYFHPGSGSATKALQNFLIRKIEFYNDKRNDPTEDFQSDLSPYFHFGKLAPQRAAYEAFMRVKKTEAKDAFLEELIVRRELADNFCYYNTKYDSFEGFKDWGKLTLNTHRNDEREFVYSLTEFEEAKTHEDLWNAAQMEMVTKGKMHGYMRMYWAKKILEWSESPEEAMRIAVYLNDKYSLDGRDPNGYTGIAWSIGGIHDRAWTERPVYGKIRYMNYNGCKRKFDTKKYIQRWLNC, from the coding sequence ATGCAAAAACAGATTGTAGTGGATGAGAGAAGGATTAGACTTCTTCAGGAGGGGACGAACAGAAACGGAGTGGTGGTTTACTGGATGAGCCGTGACCAAAGGGCGGATGACAACTGGGCTCTTCTTTTTGCACTTCAGATGGCAAACAGACGGCAGATGCCCCTGATGGTGGTTTTTACGCTTGTTTCCAATTTTCTTGAGGCAACTGAGAGACAATACGGTTTTATGATCAAGGGACTTGTGGAAGTGGAGCGAACTCTCAGAAACTACATGATCCCTTTTAAAGTACTGCTTGGAGATCCCGGGACTGTACTTCCGCAGTTTTTGAAGGAAATCAAAGCTTCCGCTCTCATTTGCGATTTCGACCCGCTGAAAATCAAAAGAATCTGGAAAAGGGATGTTGCAAAACAGATTAATATTCCTTTCTATGAGGTGGATGCTCATAATGTTGTTCCCGTACTCCATGTCAGCAACAAGGAGGAGTTTGGTGCATACACCTTGAGACCCAAAATTCACAAACTTCTTCCCGAACTTCTGACCGATTTTCCCGGACTCTCAGAACCCGTTGTGAAAGAAAGCTATCCCGAAAGAGTCGATTGGGATGCTGTGAATTCATCTCTTGTGATCAACAGGGAAGTGAAGGATTCGGAATATTTTCACCCCGGTTCCGGATCAGCCACGAAAGCATTACAGAACTTTCTGATCAGGAAGATTGAATTTTACAACGACAAGAGAAACGATCCAACCGAAGATTTTCAGTCAGACCTCTCACCGTATTTTCATTTTGGCAAACTCGCTCCTCAAAGGGCAGCCTACGAGGCTTTTATGAGGGTGAAGAAAACCGAAGCGAAGGACGCATTTCTTGAAGAATTGATTGTGCGAAGGGAACTGGCGGATAATTTTTGCTACTACAACACGAAATATGATTCATTCGAGGGATTTAAGGACTGGGGGAAACTCACCCTGAACACTCACCGGAATGATGAAAGGGAGTTCGTTTATTCGCTTACAGAATTCGAGGAAGCGAAAACACACGAAGACTTGTGGAATGCAGCTCAAATGGAGATGGTAACCAAAGGGAAAATGCACGGTTACATGAGGATGTACTGGGCAAAAAAGATTCTCGAATGGAGCGAAAGTCCCGAGGAAGCCATGAGAATCGCCGTGTATCTTAACGACAAATATTCTCTCGACGGGAGAGACCCGAACGGCTATACCGGTATCGCATGGTCTATCGGTGGAATTCATGACCGAGCATGGACTGAACGACCTGTCTATGGGAAGATCAGATACATGAATTATAATGGATGTAAACGAAAATTTGATACGAAAAAATACATTCAGAGATGGCTGAATTGCTAA
- a CDS encoding MFS transporter, producing the protein MRKKISRQVVILGMVSLFTDIASEMLYPVTPIFLTATLGASMAIVGVIEGVAEVIAGFLKGYFGMLSDRLRKRSIFVTIGYSLSAVAKPLPGLIPGIGTVIGSRIADRIGKGIRTAPRDALLASHSEGNSGAVFGFHRGMDTLGAALGPVVALILLYFYPENYTLVFLVAFIPSVFAVVSTLLVKDRFIEGKSKPKSNYLAFLKDAGPQYKFLLAIVVLFSFVNSSDVFLILKTQKESNSELLAIIGYIFYNLVYASFSYPAGIISDKLGKRQVFATGLFLFAMVYLGFAFLSNIYVIFGLFTLYGIYAATTEGIVKAWVSDLVPDESRGSAIGLLTMLQSFAVMAGSVTTGVLWDAFGSKFPFLISGVVAGVLCLVVLFMKEGKQRKDEIPV; encoded by the coding sequence ATGAGAAAAAAAATATCGCGTCAGGTGGTGATACTTGGGATGGTCAGTCTTTTCACTGATATTGCGAGTGAGATGCTGTATCCCGTTACACCGATTTTTTTGACGGCAACTCTCGGTGCTTCGATGGCGATAGTTGGGGTTATTGAGGGGGTTGCTGAAGTAATTGCAGGATTCCTTAAGGGATACTTCGGGATGCTATCCGACAGGTTACGGAAAAGATCAATCTTCGTAACCATAGGATATTCGTTGTCGGCAGTTGCAAAACCACTTCCCGGCTTGATACCCGGTATCGGGACTGTGATTGGTTCGCGAATTGCTGACAGAATCGGGAAGGGAATAAGGACCGCTCCCCGGGATGCACTGCTTGCGAGTCATTCAGAGGGAAATTCTGGAGCGGTTTTTGGTTTCCATCGCGGAATGGATACTCTCGGGGCAGCATTGGGACCTGTTGTTGCATTGATTCTCCTCTATTTTTATCCTGAAAACTACACACTTGTCTTTTTGGTGGCGTTTATCCCGTCGGTCTTTGCTGTTGTTTCCACGCTGCTGGTTAAAGACAGGTTTATAGAGGGGAAATCGAAACCAAAATCAAACTACCTTGCTTTTCTGAAGGATGCAGGCCCACAATACAAATTTCTTTTGGCAATTGTTGTTCTTTTTTCCTTTGTAAACAGCAGTGATGTTTTTCTTATTCTAAAAACGCAAAAAGAGTCAAACTCAGAACTGCTGGCTATAATTGGTTACATTTTCTACAATCTGGTCTATGCATCATTTTCATATCCCGCAGGAATAATTTCCGATAAACTTGGTAAGAGACAGGTTTTTGCAACAGGACTGTTTCTCTTTGCGATGGTTTATTTGGGATTTGCGTTTCTTTCCAATATTTATGTGATTTTTGGACTTTTTACTCTCTACGGAATATACGCCGCAACCACAGAGGGGATAGTAAAAGCATGGGTTTCTGATCTTGTTCCTGATGAGTCGAGGGGGTCTGCGATAGGGTTGCTGACGATGTTGCAGAGTTTTGCAGTTATGGCGGGCTCCGTTACCACAGGAGTTCTCTGGGATGCTTTCGGGTCAAAATTCCCGTTTTTGATTTCGGGAGTTG